From the Musa acuminata AAA Group cultivar baxijiao chromosome BXJ3-1, Cavendish_Baxijiao_AAA, whole genome shotgun sequence genome, the window TCTAGCGGTCCTCCCGTCGGACTTTGTTTGGATCAGAGACCATGTCCATCATCATCTTCTCGGGGGAATCTTCCCAGCTAGCAAAGGTTTTCAGGTCAACCTGCCACAAGGAACCAAGCATACACTGTTAATATTAGTTTTGTGCCTTGGGTCAGAATGCAACTAGAAGTGGTGTCATGCTCAAACCTTTCGCCGCTGTTCTGAGAAGATCATCTCTCTTTTTTTATAGAAATCTTGCTGTTCCTTTGCGGTTTTTCCACCAAAACCCCATACCTCGACCTCTATGATGGGAGCCTCAACTGGTAAGAAACCCTGTAAAGAACATAACATGAAAGATTTAATTGTTAGCATACTCTTTAACAGCATCCTCGTGGAGGTCTTAATGAGAGAAGTGAAAATGCACCTAAGTTTTAGATAAGAAAAAATCAAGAATAATTTTCTTCAGTACATTTACAGAAATCAACATCACTCAAAATGGTCAGCCAGACATTAGAAACTCTATCTCAGAACAAAGTCTGTCTGTTTTGATTGGACCTGTGAAAACTTAATTCAAAAGTTATAGATTCCTCCAAATAACAAAGAAGGTTATTCATGGTCAAAGATGAATTTCTCATGGGTGGAAGACAAAGATAAAATAGCAAagcatcaataaaaaataatccaGCCTCCTATGGTTAGCAAAGTTATCGAAGAAATTTATGCTAATATTCCCACAGCAAATGAGCTGTTCAAGTTCGTGGAAGAACCAAGACCAAAAACGAATATAAACAGCTAAAGATGCTAATGATAGGGTCTGAAATGTGAAGCTTAACCTGGTTAGGAGTGAGAGGTCCATGTTGGTAAGTTTTGTCAAATGCATGATGACGCACTGTAACTTGAGCAAAATCTTCATCCAAAAATATCCTCTCATTGCCGGTAGATCCCCCAAATGCTAAGCCAACAGGTTTTGGATTTGCTTCATAGACCCTTATAGCAGGATGCAAGTGGCAATAAATGAAGTTCTTTTCCTTTCCTGCTTTAAAAATACTAGGTCAATCAACTTTAAAATAAAGTATGATAGCAAAACCATGTAAGTCAACATACCAGAGGGTGGAAACACGTGGAAATTTGGGCTTATTGCAAAAAGATATCCAGAGCTTCCAAAAAATGTTTCTCTGTTCTCAAAACCTTGTGTAATTAGTACTCCTATCACCCACCCTCTGGAACTTCTATCAACCTCCGAGGATTCTGCTGAACTAGCAGAGATCAAAACTATTAGGGGTCCATTGTAACCTTCAACATTAGACCAAAACCTACTCAAACCCTTCCCATGAATTGATGACCTGCAAAACATCTTGATATATGAAAACTCAGATTCATCCCAAATCCAGGATGGGCTGCTTATGAACAGAAACCAAAAGATTCACTTTGCAAATACATATGCGCTTTAGTTCTCAAATACCAAATCCACCGAAAATTGTTACAAATGTATAATCTAAACAGATCAAGTAAGATGGAACATCCATTTTTGAAGTCTTGCTACAATCCTAAGATGAGgtacatttcaatttccttttaaTAGATCGAGACAAgatatttaaaataacatattgaATAGATATTGCTGATGCAATATATATCTCTGAAGCTTGTAGAAGAGGTTTTTCCCCCCTAActgaaagcatgcagcagctgtaTTCACTATAGATTCGAAACTATAGAATTTGTACAGATCTAGGATTTCTTAGTGAAGACTTAATCTACCCTACCGTACAGCAACCATATACTCCATATCAAATAATTCAAAGATTAATATCCCGAAAGAAGTAACGTAGGGTGGAAGGGTTCACAATCATCAAGTACTACATAATTACTGATATTAACCAAAACAATTAGACAAACAGACCCTGAAATTCTGAGTCATATTAGAAAATGGAAGGTATATGTCATGAGTCTGAATTCTGTGACAATAAATAGTAGGTAGTCggaaaattcaaaaataaatcatattcatattttttaaatgaagagACTAtaaaatgaatctatttatggaaAAACTTATCAAACAAGTAAACATAAACTATATGCACATTATAACCACAAACAGTTATGACCACTATGACAAACCTGTATAAGAAGTCCCCAGAGTTTATTCCTTGGAAGGAGGCAGCAAGAAATTCTTCACTCAACCTATCCCTCAATGCAAGGGAGACAGCCCAAGCCCTTCCTCGTGTCAAGAGACACACATCACGAACATTACCAGTCGAATTGTCATCAGATGCTGAAATAGAGGAGCCTTCACTCTCCTGCCGATATACAACTTAGGTCAGAAAATAAAATTCCCTAAGAATTTTTCATTGCTAGCACAAAATAAAACTCATTGAAAATTATAGATTGAGTTATTATAACAAGCCAAATAGCCAGCACGGACTGACATAATTCCCTCCACTGTGACATGAAGCTCCTTTTCAGCATTGCAGTAAGCAATGTTGACATAACAACAGGGGTTCGGCAGAATCTCTCCCAATCCAAAATTTTATGATGCACAGCTAAAATTTTGATCAAGCATTCAATTTAAATCCAGGTAGAACTATTTTACGCATATAACTTTTTCTTCTGTGATCCAGAAGACGTATGTATTTAAAAATAAGACATTCCAGAGCCAGTTTTAGGCAGTTAGAAAGAAGCTTTGGCTCTTATCATAGCATTAACATGCATGGCCACATTGATTCCCATGTTTAGTTTAAGGATTTAGATTAGAAATTCGGTTGACAAAGTCATATTCAACAAT encodes:
- the LOC135628264 gene encoding uncharacterized protein LOC135628264; translated protein: MGASSSADHGGISEQQQRQEEEENLAAATGFLPSLRNAFSNLSPPSSSSVPLASLQEALSLNVQVVASESTPVPEHFPALSNNLGAALVSLFFPVADDRADGRIDWIGFLSGYNRCCGRMPVSRSINVLYRLYAALSREAGEPCGLEFDPDAGDDDKVGGSLLPGEVLMLFWICWVMGHSSRIAKMSRNAKDPLVLPDMSHLLVSALVSCGVIKEEDEHIWRSDVLAVDKGVSAQKFQTWVLTTAPGLANCLPKYVQERIQGCSSSKESEGSSISASDDNSTGNVRDVCLLTRGRAWAVSLALRDRLSEEFLAASFQGINSGDFLYRSSIHGKGLSRFWSNVEGYNGPLIVLISASSAESSEVDRSSRGWVIGVLITQGFENRETFFGSSGYLFAISPNFHVFPPSGKEKNFIYCHLHPAIRVYEANPKPVGLAFGGSTGNERIFLDEDFAQVTVRHHAFDKTYQHGPLTPNQGFLPVEAPIIEVEVWGFGGKTAKEQQDFYKKREMIFSEQRRKVDLKTFASWEDSPEKMMMDMVSDPNKVRREDR